Proteins from one Chitinophaga oryzae genomic window:
- the purD gene encoding phosphoribosylamine--glycine ligase, whose translation MNILLLGSGGREHALARKMSQSPQCGQLFIAPGNAGTSQCGTNVDMGVSEFEKIRAFCLENAIDLVVPGSEEALVNGIYDFFAADAALQHIPVMGPSQEGARLEGSKAFAKLFMQRHQIPTAAYREFNADNFEEGVAYLQQHSLPIVLKADGLAAGKGVVITSSHDEAVAEFEQMIRAAKFGDASKTVVIEQFLTGIELSVFVLTDGHSYKVLPEAKDYKRIGEGDKGLNTGGMGAVSPVPFADAAFMKKVEDQVIRPTVAGLSKEGIKYNGFIFFGLINVEGEPFVIEYNCRMGDPETEVVMPRLQNDLLELFTAVTTGKLSEQTIDADPRAAATVMLVSKGYPEAYEKNKAISGIPAPTNDQVVFHAGTKQSGAAIVSNGGRVLAITSLAASLPLALAHSVQTAEQISFEGKTYRRDIGYEFI comes from the coding sequence ATGAACATTTTATTACTAGGTAGTGGTGGCCGGGAACACGCTCTGGCCCGGAAAATGTCCCAAAGTCCACAGTGTGGTCAGTTATTTATAGCGCCGGGTAATGCCGGCACATCGCAATGTGGCACGAACGTCGATATGGGCGTGAGTGAATTTGAGAAGATCAGGGCTTTTTGCCTTGAAAACGCCATCGACCTGGTAGTGCCGGGGTCAGAAGAGGCCCTGGTGAATGGTATCTATGATTTCTTTGCCGCAGATGCTGCGCTGCAGCATATCCCTGTAATGGGCCCGTCGCAGGAAGGCGCCCGCCTGGAAGGCAGCAAGGCTTTCGCCAAACTGTTCATGCAGCGGCATCAGATCCCCACTGCTGCCTACCGCGAATTTAACGCTGACAATTTCGAGGAGGGGGTAGCTTATCTTCAGCAGCATTCCTTACCAATTGTATTGAAAGCCGACGGGCTGGCTGCCGGTAAAGGCGTGGTGATCACCAGTTCGCATGATGAGGCGGTGGCCGAGTTTGAGCAGATGATCCGTGCCGCCAAATTTGGCGACGCCAGCAAAACCGTGGTGATAGAGCAGTTCCTGACCGGTATTGAGTTGTCTGTGTTTGTGTTGACGGACGGCCATTCCTATAAGGTCCTGCCGGAAGCCAAAGACTACAAACGGATCGGGGAAGGCGACAAAGGCCTGAACACGGGCGGTATGGGGGCGGTATCTCCGGTGCCTTTTGCCGATGCCGCTTTCATGAAAAAAGTGGAAGACCAGGTGATCCGTCCCACTGTAGCGGGGTTGTCAAAAGAAGGCATTAAATATAACGGGTTCATCTTTTTTGGCTTGATTAATGTAGAGGGAGAGCCTTTTGTTATTGAGTACAACTGTCGCATGGGCGATCCTGAAACGGAAGTCGTAATGCCCCGTTTACAAAACGATTTACTGGAACTGTTTACCGCCGTTACAACCGGTAAGCTGTCAGAACAAACCATTGACGCTGATCCGCGTGCCGCCGCTACCGTGATGCTGGTGTCTAAAGGTTATCCGGAAGCGTATGAGAAAAACAAGGCTATCAGTGGGATACCGGCGCCTACCAACGATCAGGTGGTGTTTCATGCCGGTACCAAACAGTCGGGAGCAGCCATCGTGAGCAATGGCGGTCGTGTGCTGGCCATTACTTCGCTGGCAGCCAGTCTGCCGCTGGCGCTGGCCCACTCGGTGCAGACCGCGGAGCAGATTTCGTTTGAAGGCAAAACGTATCGTCGGGATATCGGCTATGAGTTCATTTAG
- a CDS encoding rod shape-determining protein, with product MGFFNFLTQEIAIDLGTANTLIIHNDQVVVDEPSIVAIERASGKIVAVGKKAMMMHEKTHEYLRTIRPLKDGVIADFNAAEGMLRELIKMVYPKKPLFAPSWRMVICIPSSITEVEKRAVRDSAEQAGAKEVYLLHEPMAAALGIGIDVEEPVGNMIIDIGGGTTGISVIALAGIVCDQSIRIAGDEFTADIMEALRRYHSLLIGERTAEQIKIHIGSALKELDNPPDDIPVNGRDLVTGIPKQIMVSYQEIAEALDKSIFKIEEAILKALETTPPELASDIYRRGLYLTGGGALLRGLDKRLAQKIKLPVHVADDPLRAVVRGTGIALKHVGKYPFLMQ from the coding sequence ATGGGATTTTTTAATTTTTTAACGCAGGAAATCGCGATTGATCTGGGTACAGCGAACACGCTGATAATACATAATGACCAAGTGGTTGTGGACGAGCCTTCCATTGTAGCGATAGAACGGGCTAGCGGTAAAATTGTGGCAGTCGGAAAGAAGGCCATGATGATGCACGAAAAAACACACGAATATCTTCGTACAATACGTCCCCTGAAGGATGGTGTGATCGCGGATTTCAACGCCGCAGAGGGTATGCTCAGGGAACTGATAAAAATGGTTTATCCTAAAAAGCCGCTGTTTGCTCCCAGCTGGCGTATGGTGATCTGTATCCCTTCCAGCATTACGGAAGTGGAGAAGAGAGCGGTACGTGACTCTGCCGAGCAGGCGGGCGCCAAGGAAGTGTACCTGCTGCACGAACCGATGGCCGCTGCCCTGGGTATCGGTATCGATGTGGAAGAACCGGTAGGTAACATGATCATCGATATCGGAGGGGGTACCACCGGTATCTCTGTGATCGCCCTGGCGGGTATCGTTTGCGACCAGAGTATCCGTATTGCGGGTGACGAGTTCACCGCCGATATCATGGAAGCCCTGCGCCGCTATCATAGCCTGCTGATCGGTGAAAGAACCGCTGAGCAGATCAAGATCCATATCGGATCAGCCCTGAAAGAACTGGATAACCCACCGGATGATATCCCGGTTAACGGTCGTGACCTGGTGACAGGCATCCCCAAACAGATCATGGTATCTTACCAGGAGATCGCCGAAGCACTGGACAAATCTATCTTTAAAATCGAAGAAGCCATCCTGAAAGCGCTGGAAACAACGCCTCCGGAGCTGGCGTCAGATATTTACCGCAGAGGCTTGTACCTGACCGGTGGCGGTGCGCTGTTGCGCGGCCTGGACAAACGCCTTGCCCAGAAAATCAAACTGCCGGTCCATGTGGCAGACGATCCGCTGCGTGCCGTAGTAAGAGGCACTGGCATCGCTCTGAAACATGTGGGTAAATATCCGTTCCTGATGCAATAA
- the mreC gene encoding rod shape-determining protein MreC has translation MRNLIIFFRRYFNFFLFLLLEVICIVLVFQNNNLQRSAYLNSANDISGKLYDKYNNVQYYFHLKATNDSLVAENTRLHNAIHTSFDSVVTGTGLKIDTIRQYSDDTLHRVISTQIRRYKYFEAKVINNSVNKPINYLTIHRGSLQGIRPNMGVISSSGVVGVVRSVSDNYAVVLSMLSKSNSVSISARLGQGKEMGSVHWDGDNATFAQLKDIPKSAKVHKGDTVVTSGFSALFPENIPIGYVDTVMMSDKAGTSYNIRLRLATNFYNVQYVYVIENLLKDEQQRLEDSTYKLIK, from the coding sequence GTGCGGAATTTAATCATTTTCTTTAGGCGATATTTTAACTTCTTCTTATTTCTGCTGCTGGAAGTGATTTGTATTGTGTTGGTATTCCAGAACAATAACCTGCAGCGTTCTGCCTACCTTAACTCCGCCAATGATATTAGTGGGAAGCTGTACGACAAATACAACAACGTACAATACTACTTTCACCTGAAAGCTACCAACGACAGCCTGGTAGCGGAAAATACCCGCCTGCACAATGCCATTCACACCAGCTTTGATTCTGTGGTGACAGGCACCGGCCTCAAAATAGATACTATCCGCCAATACAGCGACGATACCCTTCACCGGGTGATTAGTACCCAGATCCGCCGCTATAAGTACTTTGAGGCCAAGGTGATCAACAACTCCGTTAACAAGCCGATCAACTACCTCACCATCCACCGCGGCAGCCTGCAGGGTATCCGTCCCAATATGGGCGTTATCAGCAGCAGTGGCGTGGTAGGCGTGGTAAGAAGCGTGAGCGATAACTATGCAGTAGTACTTTCCATGCTCTCCAAATCCAACTCCGTGTCCATCAGCGCCAGGCTGGGGCAGGGCAAGGAAATGGGGTCCGTACACTGGGACGGCGACAACGCCACCTTTGCCCAGCTGAAGGATATTCCGAAGAGCGCCAAAGTACATAAAGGGGATACCGTGGTCACCAGCGGCTTTTCCGCCCTGTTCCCCGAAAATATTCCCATTGGTTACGTAGATACGGTGATGATGTCTGATAAAGCCGGCACTTCCTATAATATCCGGTTGAGGCTGGCCACCAATTTCTATAACGTACAATACGTGTATGTGATAGAAAATCTGCTGAAAGATGAACAACAACGACTAGAAGACTCAACTTACAAGTTGATCAAATGA
- the mreD gene encoding rod shape-determining protein MreD: MSILLRNIIRFVFLLLIQVFVLNKILIHQLVSPYLYMLFILALPFNLPRPVVMLLGFLMGISLDMFSNTMGIHAAACVFIAYLRPFIINILSPQGGFETTQKTPSMTSMGVSQFLIYAAVLVFLHHVIFFILEVFGFGNPLYLMLKILLSTAASLILIVLYELLFFTKK; this comes from the coding sequence ATGAGTATACTGTTAAGAAATATTATCCGTTTTGTATTCCTGTTGCTGATACAGGTGTTTGTGCTCAACAAGATACTGATCCACCAGCTGGTGAGCCCTTATCTGTACATGCTCTTCATCCTGGCGCTGCCTTTTAACCTGCCGCGCCCGGTGGTGATGCTGCTGGGATTCCTGATGGGTATCTCCCTCGATATGTTTTCCAACACCATGGGGATACATGCGGCAGCCTGCGTGTTCATCGCTTACCTGCGACCGTTTATTATCAATATCCTGTCGCCCCAGGGTGGCTTTGAAACCACCCAGAAAACGCCGTCCATGACCAGCATGGGCGTCTCGCAGTTTCTGATCTATGCGGCAGTACTGGTATTCCTGCATCATGTGATCTTTTTCATCCTGGAAGTTTTCGGTTTCGGCAATCCATTGTACCTGATGCTGAAAATCCTGCTTTCTACTGCTGCCAGCCTTATTCTGATCGTGTTATATGAATTGCTTTTTTTCACAAAGAAATAG
- the mrdA gene encoding penicillin-binding protein 2: MSVFNQPRKRVIQAIILGMVVLIITRLFFLQIVEKKYAKLADANAVLRKVVYPSRGIIYDRKNKAILSNDVLYDLVVTPASVKAIDTAYLCKILNIDKEEFRKRIVNAIVRNGRVRQSVFAALLPAEVFGQLQESMYLFQPGFELVPRQIRSYPFAAAANILGYIGEISPERLKDSAYASYNSGDYLGLAGLERTYESVLMGTRGIQYLVKDNLNRPQGAYENGEFDSAAVAGKNLRLSLDIELQQFGEKLMKGKMGSIVAIDPQTGGILAMVSAPTFDPNLLTGSYRSTNSVLLNRDTTKPTFNRAIQATYPPGSTFKPMIALVGLDEGVITPSFGYPCGGAYYGCSRPIKCEHHDAGHAANLRLALSHSCNSYFSHVYRLCVDASKFGGIRNGGLQKWSDYMNSFGFGHRIGVDVPSEARGIVPTPAFYDKMYRGSWNSCTSVFLGIGQGELTLTPLQMANAMCIVANRGSYYIPHFVQSIDGDDTHLLDKYKEKHVVAHISDTAYSAVIHGMTDVVESGTGRVAQIEGISIGGKTGTAENYGIVDGKRTKLKNHAAFVAFAPAENARIAIAVIVENSGFGARYAAPIASLMMEKYLKDSISTKRQALMKTVMETVTLDPAMVAKSKLDSLNASALIKKNGTK; encoded by the coding sequence ATGTCAGTTTTTAATCAGCCCAGAAAAAGAGTTATACAGGCGATTATACTTGGGATGGTGGTGCTGATCATTACCAGGTTGTTTTTCCTGCAGATCGTGGAGAAGAAGTACGCGAAGCTGGCGGATGCCAACGCCGTACTCAGAAAGGTGGTGTACCCCAGCCGTGGTATTATCTATGACCGGAAGAACAAAGCCATCCTCAGTAACGACGTGCTTTACGACCTGGTGGTAACACCTGCCAGCGTGAAAGCTATTGACACGGCCTACCTCTGTAAAATATTAAACATCGATAAGGAAGAGTTCCGGAAACGGATTGTTAACGCCATCGTGAGAAACGGCCGCGTAAGACAATCGGTATTCGCGGCCCTGCTGCCGGCAGAAGTCTTCGGCCAGCTACAGGAAAGTATGTACCTCTTCCAGCCGGGATTTGAACTGGTGCCCCGCCAGATCCGCTCCTATCCTTTTGCGGCTGCAGCCAATATCCTCGGTTATATCGGGGAGATTTCGCCGGAACGCCTCAAAGACTCCGCTTACGCTTCTTACAACTCCGGCGACTATCTCGGTCTGGCCGGCCTGGAAAGAACCTACGAATCGGTGCTCATGGGCACACGCGGTATCCAGTACCTGGTGAAAGACAACCTCAACAGGCCACAGGGCGCCTATGAAAACGGTGAGTTCGACAGCGCCGCCGTTGCCGGCAAGAACCTGCGCCTGTCACTCGATATTGAACTGCAGCAGTTCGGCGAAAAACTCATGAAAGGTAAAATGGGCAGCATCGTGGCAATAGATCCGCAAACAGGCGGTATCCTGGCCATGGTCAGCGCACCCACTTTTGATCCTAACCTGCTCACCGGTTCCTACCGCAGTACCAACTCGGTGCTGCTCAATCGCGATACGACCAAACCAACGTTCAACCGCGCTATCCAGGCTACTTATCCGCCGGGCTCCACCTTTAAGCCGATGATTGCGCTGGTGGGACTGGATGAAGGCGTGATCACGCCCAGCTTCGGTTATCCCTGCGGCGGCGCCTATTATGGTTGTAGCAGGCCCATCAAGTGCGAGCACCACGATGCCGGTCACGCTGCCAACCTGCGGCTGGCGCTCTCCCACTCCTGTAACTCCTACTTCTCGCATGTATACCGCCTCTGTGTGGATGCAAGTAAGTTCGGCGGTATCCGCAACGGCGGCCTCCAGAAATGGTCCGACTATATGAACAGCTTTGGCTTCGGCCACCGCATCGGGGTGGACGTGCCCAGCGAAGCCCGTGGTATCGTGCCTACGCCGGCATTCTACGATAAGATGTATAGAGGCAGCTGGAATTCCTGTACTTCCGTGTTCCTCGGTATCGGCCAGGGTGAGCTGACCCTCACGCCGCTGCAGATGGCTAACGCTATGTGTATCGTGGCCAACCGCGGCTCTTACTATATCCCGCACTTTGTGCAAAGCATCGATGGCGACGATACCCATTTACTCGACAAATACAAGGAAAAACACGTAGTAGCCCATATCTCCGATACAGCCTACAGCGCTGTAATCCATGGTATGACCGACGTGGTGGAAAGCGGTACCGGCCGCGTGGCGCAGATCGAAGGGATCTCCATCGGCGGTAAAACCGGTACGGCGGAAAACTATGGCATCGTAGACGGTAAACGCACCAAACTGAAAAACCACGCCGCCTTCGTGGCGTTTGCCCCGGCGGAAAATGCGCGTATAGCCATCGCCGTTATCGTGGAGAACTCCGGTTTCGGCGCCCGCTACGCAGCGCCTATCGCCAGTCTCATGATGGAGAAATACCTGAAGGACTCCATCTCCACCAAAAGACAGGCCCTGATGAAAACGGTAATGGAAACGGTAACACTGGACCCGGCCATGGTGGCTAAATCCAAGCTGGACTCACTCAACGCCAGCGCCCTTATCAAGAAAAACGGAACTAAATAA
- the rodA gene encoding rod shape-determining protein RodA has product MNRSQAKLTQGIDWPIVGLYLALVIIGIMSIFAAEYRGDDNIWQNIIHLNKNYSRQIMWFGVSLVLAAIIWLTDSKFFTATSNLLYAGGLLLLLLVLGIGKDVKGSHSWLVIGGFQFQPAELTKLCTNLALAKYLSSQETDFTKLRSRLIAAAIALIPAAIIILQDETGLALVYFAFFLVMFREGLPGILLVIAFSGIVLVLSALLVDKYVLFSIFSVITALVIYFMRREIKRKRSRLLVILGVYAFCSIFVMFVVPFAFTKVLKDYQVRRIEVMLGKENDPKATYNTRQSMIAIGSGGFWGKGYLKGTQTRFDFVPEQSTDFIFCTIGEDFGFIGSVIFIGLYVALLFRIIFVAERQRSTYSRVYAYGVASIIFFHLAINISMTIGLAPVIGIPLPLVSYGGSSLMTFTMLIFIMLRLDADRQMVLR; this is encoded by the coding sequence ATGAACCGCTCGCAAGCCAAACTGACACAAGGGATTGACTGGCCAATTGTAGGCCTGTACCTGGCGCTGGTGATCATCGGCATCATGTCCATCTTTGCTGCGGAATACCGGGGCGATGATAATATCTGGCAAAATATTATCCACCTGAATAAAAACTATTCACGCCAGATCATGTGGTTTGGCGTATCACTGGTACTGGCGGCCATTATCTGGCTGACGGACAGTAAGTTCTTTACCGCCACCTCCAACCTGTTGTACGCAGGCGGTTTGCTGCTGCTGCTATTGGTACTGGGGATCGGTAAAGATGTAAAAGGCTCTCACTCATGGCTGGTGATCGGCGGTTTCCAGTTCCAGCCGGCGGAGCTGACCAAGCTCTGTACCAACCTGGCCCTGGCCAAATACCTGTCGTCGCAGGAGACAGACTTCACCAAGCTCCGGTCGCGGCTGATCGCCGCTGCCATCGCCCTGATACCGGCGGCTATCATCATCCTGCAGGATGAAACAGGGCTGGCGCTGGTATATTTCGCCTTTTTCCTCGTGATGTTCCGGGAAGGGTTACCGGGTATCCTGCTGGTGATTGCTTTCTCCGGTATTGTGCTGGTACTCTCGGCCCTGCTGGTAGACAAGTACGTCCTGTTCTCCATCTTCTCTGTGATCACCGCATTGGTCATTTACTTCATGCGACGGGAAATCAAACGGAAGCGGTCGCGCCTGCTCGTGATCCTGGGCGTATACGCCTTCTGTTCCATATTCGTAATGTTCGTAGTGCCTTTTGCCTTCACCAAGGTGCTGAAGGACTACCAGGTGCGTCGTATCGAGGTGATGCTGGGCAAGGAAAACGACCCCAAGGCGACTTACAACACCCGGCAAAGTATGATTGCCATCGGTTCCGGCGGCTTCTGGGGCAAAGGCTACCTGAAGGGCACACAGACCCGTTTTGACTTTGTACCGGAACAGAGTACCGACTTTATCTTCTGCACCATCGGGGAAGACTTCGGCTTCATCGGCAGCGTGATCTTCATCGGGCTGTATGTGGCGTTGCTTTTCCGGATCATCTTCGTGGCGGAGCGACAGCGATCGACCTACTCGCGCGTTTATGCCTATGGCGTGGCCAGTATTATCTTCTTCCACCTCGCCATTAATATCTCCATGACCATCGGCCTGGCGCCGGTAATCGGTATCCCCTTGCCATTGGTGAGTTACGGCGGTTCGTCGCTGATGACTTTCACCATGCTGATATTTATTATGCTGCGGCTGGATGCCGACCGGCAGATGGTGTTGCGGTAA
- a CDS encoding MBL fold metallo-hydrolase — translation MARIIPLSEGSFTVDATKRFSPFRLGTDNLQDRPHGSLLVEIQPFLVITDRDYILFDAGLGFRNEDGVLQIHQHLIDHGINPMEITKVLMSHLHKDHSGGVSAADPITGERTLTFPNATYYVNNEEMLYAMEHAGKSYLAEDIVLLQQRDNVVFTTGNGTIDGYIHYELTGGHCPYHQVFLVDDGEDKVFFGGDVAPQISQMRSRFVAKYDYDGKRSMELRQEFMERGKQEGWTFLFYHDTKEPFAKF, via the coding sequence ATGGCACGAATTATTCCATTATCAGAAGGTTCATTTACGGTAGACGCTACCAAACGGTTTTCTCCTTTCAGACTGGGCACAGATAATCTGCAGGACCGTCCGCACGGTTCCCTGTTGGTAGAGATACAGCCTTTTCTGGTGATCACTGACCGTGACTATATATTGTTTGACGCCGGGCTGGGTTTTCGCAACGAAGACGGCGTATTGCAGATCCATCAGCACCTGATAGACCATGGCATCAATCCCATGGAAATCACCAAGGTGCTCATGAGCCACCTGCATAAAGACCATTCGGGGGGCGTATCCGCGGCAGATCCTATTACCGGGGAACGTACCCTCACCTTTCCCAATGCCACCTATTATGTCAACAATGAAGAGATGCTGTATGCGATGGAGCATGCCGGCAAATCCTATCTGGCAGAAGACATCGTATTGCTGCAACAGCGCGATAATGTGGTGTTTACTACCGGCAACGGCACTATCGACGGCTATATTCATTATGAACTGACAGGCGGCCACTGTCCGTATCACCAGGTATTCCTGGTAGATGACGGGGAGGACAAAGTATTTTTCGGCGGCGATGTGGCGCCACAGATTTCCCAGATGCGGAGCCGCTTTGTAGCCAAATATGACTATGATGGCAAACGCAGTATGGAGCTGCGTCAGGAGTTTATGGAGCGTGGTAAGCAGGAAGGATGGACCTTCCTCTTCTATCACGATACCAAAGAACCTTTTGCCAAATTCTGA
- a CDS encoding AraC family transcriptional regulator encodes MPNSEHQQQEHTPMYTLYDRFTLTGQHHIRTWEQQGHSWAAYSNYRRPAAHGLYIPHPVLNLVVRGEKRIYDGLQVHRLRAGDVFLIPSGSVICSEILQPSEDYASINFFLPQDLLAMHYASAATGRYIAGTTQTLSASSQWQQLTQALLRDFREDGAMPAYENMMDRVLHLLQKETAAVKAALAGRPSVSMQQVMGRLHKNMQDVRLLEEVAVMGNMSPATLKRRFRETYQCSPMQWIWAKRLQMSALLLRTSDLPVPEIAYSTGFEDLSHFYRQFRRCFGVTPVQWRRAEIELPSQSRR; translated from the coding sequence TTGCCAAATTCTGAGCATCAGCAACAGGAGCACACACCTATGTACACCTTGTATGACCGCTTTACATTAACAGGGCAACACCATATCAGGACATGGGAGCAACAGGGCCATAGCTGGGCAGCTTACAGCAATTACCGGCGGCCGGCCGCTCATGGGCTGTACATACCACACCCGGTGCTCAACCTGGTGGTACGTGGTGAAAAAAGAATATACGACGGCTTGCAGGTGCACCGCCTGCGGGCCGGCGATGTTTTTCTGATACCGTCCGGCAGCGTTATCTGCTCGGAGATACTGCAGCCATCGGAGGACTATGCCAGTATCAATTTTTTCCTGCCGCAGGACCTGCTGGCTATGCATTATGCTTCCGCCGCCACCGGCAGATATATAGCGGGGACTACGCAGACCCTTTCCGCTTCCTCGCAGTGGCAACAGCTGACGCAGGCATTGTTGCGCGATTTCCGGGAAGACGGCGCTATGCCCGCGTATGAAAATATGATGGACCGGGTATTGCATTTGTTGCAGAAAGAAACTGCAGCGGTGAAAGCGGCGTTGGCTGGCAGGCCGTCTGTTTCCATGCAACAGGTGATGGGCCGGTTGCATAAAAACATGCAGGACGTGCGGTTGCTGGAAGAGGTGGCCGTTATGGGAAATATGAGCCCTGCTACCCTGAAGCGGCGTTTCCGCGAGACCTACCAATGCAGCCCTATGCAGTGGATATGGGCCAAGCGGTTGCAGATGTCGGCGTTGTTATTACGTACTTCAGACCTGCCTGTGCCGGAAATTGCTTATAGCACCGGATTTGAGGACCTTTCGCACTTTTACCGGCAGTTCCGCCGGTGTTTCGGTGTAACGCCCGTGCAATGGCGCCGGGCAGAAATTGAGCTTCCCAGCCAATCCCGGCGGTAG
- a CDS encoding nuclear transport factor 2 family protein yields the protein MENMTSFGHAWVAAWNSHNLDEVMSHYSPDITFYSPFIQKINNDPEGCIRGIDNLRAYFSRALTAYPDLHFELYHILEGVNSVVLYYKSVNNLLSTEMMVLKDGKVVEVRAHYK from the coding sequence ATGGAAAACATGACCTCCTTCGGGCATGCCTGGGTGGCAGCCTGGAACAGCCACAATCTCGATGAAGTGATGTCGCACTACTCACCGGACATTACCTTTTACTCTCCTTTTATTCAGAAAATCAATAACGATCCGGAAGGTTGTATCCGGGGGATTGACAACCTGCGCGCCTATTTCAGCAGGGCGCTGACCGCTTATCCCGACCTGCATTTTGAATTATATCACATACTGGAAGGCGTTAATTCCGTTGTGCTGTATTATAAGAGCGTGAACAATTTACTGAGTACGGAGATGATGGTGCTGAAAGACGGCAAGGTAGTAGAGGTGAGGGCTCACTACAAATAA
- a CDS encoding RNA polymerase sigma factor, whose protein sequence is MAVTQDDKTLLALYRMPDTREQGFTQIIRKYQERLYWHIRRLVISHDDANDVLQNVFIKVWKNLDNFREDAQLFTWLYKIATNECLTFLEQQKRKFAVSLSEVEDGLNNKLKADTQFDPNKLEWKLQQAILQLPEKQRIVFNLRYYDEMPYEEMSRVLDTSEGALKASYHHAVKKIEEFIRGTDI, encoded by the coding sequence ATGGCCGTTACACAGGACGATAAAACACTCCTGGCGCTATACCGGATGCCGGATACCCGTGAACAGGGTTTCACCCAGATCATCCGCAAGTACCAGGAAAGACTTTACTGGCACATCAGGCGGCTGGTCATCTCTCATGACGACGCCAATGATGTGCTGCAAAATGTTTTCATCAAAGTCTGGAAAAACCTGGACAATTTCCGGGAAGACGCCCAGCTTTTTACCTGGCTGTATAAAATAGCCACCAACGAATGCCTGACGTTTCTGGAACAACAAAAACGTAAATTCGCCGTATCCCTCTCCGAAGTGGAAGACGGTCTTAATAATAAACTGAAAGCGGACACCCAGTTTGATCCCAACAAACTGGAGTGGAAGTTACAGCAGGCAATATTGCAACTACCTGAAAAGCAGAGAATTGTGTTTAACCTAAGATATTACGATGAAATGCCCTACGAAGAAATGAGCAGGGTGCTGGACACGTCGGAAGGCGCACTGAAAGCATCCTACCACCATGCAGTCAAAAAAATCGAGGAATTTATCAGAGGAACAGATATCTGA
- a CDS encoding transketolase family protein, with amino-acid sequence MVKDIQPLNEKETRAGFGEGILEVGRKNPNVVALTADLLGSMKLNAFVKEFPDRFVQVGIAEANMIGIAAGMTIGGKIPYTTTFANFSTGRVYDQIRQSVAYSNKNVKICASHAGLTLGEDGATHQILEDIGLMKMLPGMTVIVPCDFNQTKAATIAIADHEGPVYLRFGRPKWPNFTPENQDFQIGKAQVLHEGTDVTLFACGHLVWIAVEAGKILEEKGYSVEIINIHTIKPLDEAAVIKSLSKTRCAVTAEEHNVLGGLGDSIAQVAARHIPVPIEYIGTNDTFGESGKPVELLKKYGLDAEHIVAAAEKAMQRKKQ; translated from the coding sequence ATGGTAAAAGATATTCAACCGCTGAACGAAAAAGAAACCCGCGCCGGATTCGGTGAGGGCATACTGGAAGTGGGCCGCAAAAACCCCAATGTAGTAGCTCTGACCGCCGACCTGCTCGGTTCCATGAAGCTGAACGCTTTTGTAAAAGAATTTCCCGACCGCTTCGTACAGGTAGGCATCGCGGAAGCTAATATGATCGGCATCGCCGCAGGCATGACCATCGGTGGCAAAATACCATACACCACCACTTTCGCCAACTTCTCCACCGGCAGGGTGTATGACCAGATCCGCCAGTCTGTGGCCTATTCCAATAAAAACGTGAAAATATGCGCCTCCCACGCAGGCCTCACCCTGGGTGAAGACGGCGCTACCCACCAGATACTCGAAGATATCGGCCTGATGAAAATGCTGCCCGGCATGACCGTGATCGTGCCCTGCGATTTCAACCAGACTAAAGCCGCTACCATCGCGATCGCTGATCACGAAGGACCGGTATATCTCCGCTTCGGTCGTCCAAAATGGCCCAACTTCACACCGGAAAACCAGGACTTCCAGATCGGTAAAGCCCAGGTACTGCATGAAGGGACTGATGTTACCCTCTTCGCCTGCGGCCACCTCGTATGGATCGCCGTTGAAGCCGGTAAAATACTGGAAGAAAAAGGCTACAGCGTGGAAATCATCAACATCCACACCATCAAACCGCTGGACGAAGCCGCTGTCATCAAATCCCTCAGCAAAACCCGCTGCGCGGTAACTGCTGAAGAACACAACGTGCTCGGCGGCCTCGGCGACAGCATCGCCCAGGTAGCCGCCCGCCATATCCCCGTGCCCATCGAATACATCGGCACCAACGATACCTTCGGCGAAAGCGGTAAACCAGTGGAACTGCTGAAAAAATACGGCCTCGATGCTGAACATATCGTCGCCGCCGCTGAAAAAGCCATGCAGCGCAAAAAACAATAA